Part of the Streptomyces sp. WMMC500 genome is shown below.
CGTGAGGGCCGGCATCCGTCGGGGGATGCCGGCCCTGTGCGTCCCGGCCGCCGCGGGCCGGAGCGGAGACTCACACGTCGAAGTACAGCTCGAACTCGTGCGGGTGCGGGCGGAGCTGGATCGGGGCGATCTCCTGGGTGCGCTTGAAGTCGATCCACGTCTCGATGAGGTCCGCGGTGAAGACCCCGCCCTGGAGCAGGAACTCGTGGTCGGCCTCCAGGGACTCCAGCACGGCCGGGAGGTTCGTCGGGACCTGGGGGACCGCGGCGTGCTCCTCGGGGGCCAGCTCGTAGAGGTCCTTGTCGACCGGCTCGGCGGGCTCGATCTTGTTCTTGATGCCGTCCAGGCCGGCCAGCAGCATCGCGGAGAAGGCCAGGTACGGGTTGCCGGAGGAGTCCGGGGCGCGGAACTCGATGCGCTTGGCCTTCGCGCTGGCGCCGGTGATCGGGATGCGGATCGCCGCGGAGCGGTTGCGCTGGGAGTAGACCAGGTTGACCGGGGCCTCGAAGCCGGGGACCAGGCGGTGGTAGGAGTTCACCGTCGGGTTGGTGAAGGCCAGCAGCGCCGGCGCGTGCCGGAGGATGCCGCCGATGTAGTAGCGGGCGGTGTCCGACAGGCCCGCGTAGCCCTGCTCGTCGTAGAAGAGCGGCTCGCCGCCGGCCCAGAGGGACTGGTGGCAGTGCATGCCGGAGCCGTTGTCGCCGAAGATCGGCTTGGGCATGAACGTCGCGGTCTTGCCGTTGCGCCAGGCGACGTTCTTCACGATGTACTTGAAGAGCATCAGGTCGTCGGCGGCGGCGAGCAGCGTGTTGA
Proteins encoded:
- the glnA gene encoding type I glutamate--ammonia ligase, translating into MFQNADEVQQYIADNDVKFVDVRFCDLPGIMQHFTVPVEVFEPDGQLMFDGSSIRGFQAIHESDMALVPDLSTSRLDPFRKDKTLNINFFIHDPITGEQYSRDPRNVAKKAEAYLASSGIADTAYFGPEAEFYVFDDVRFETKANAGYYHIDSEAGAWNTGAIEDGGNRGYKVRYKGGYFPAPPVDHFADLRAEITLELAASGLQVERQHHEVGTAGQAEINYKFNTLLAAADDLMLFKYIVKNVAWRNGKTATFMPKPIFGDNGSGMHCHQSLWAGGEPLFYDEQGYAGLSDTARYYIGGILRHAPALLAFTNPTVNSYHRLVPGFEAPVNLVYSQRNRSAAIRIPITGASAKAKRIEFRAPDSSGNPYLAFSAMLLAGLDGIKNKIEPAEPVDKDLYELAPEEHAAVPQVPTNLPAVLESLEADHEFLLQGGVFTADLIETWIDFKRTQEIAPIQLRPHPHEFELYFDV